One genomic window of Clostridioides sp. ES-S-0054-01 includes the following:
- a CDS encoding DUF4179 domain-containing protein, protein MRDKFDLFNDTNIDIGEYDDVVLSSEEKDEMKKRMKFKVQYNKNNNFKRYALVGGLSVIILGTSAFTNKTTLAYMQHLGKQIEYFFNKDTEELKPYKKIVDSVATDKGISIKLNEIMLGDGELFLNISVDDSKLDKDTLGLKKENGFLGIDDIKIKVGDMNFVSITGPSTSEKNKDGTTNMLMTCKLDNLDKNEDGKSDIENFDLLKNIDLNKNYDIKISINKVEYELNKDIKTSKEIEIGNMGGVEGEHLNGYLSGNWSFNTNINGSNIVKDTRIYNVDKNVKLKNKNVDVDLILKEVRVSPTKVRIIYGFKTNKYNFDKDDNAPKILKFALKGGRGKNLELLSGSGGYDLGYSKGNYVESYLEYEIKKDVKKISVTPIIEDWGKKGNNVTTFNNQSIDIDISE, encoded by the coding sequence ATGAGAGATAAATTTGATTTATTTAATGATACAAATATAGATATAGGAGAATATGATGATGTTGTATTGAGTAGTGAAGAAAAAGATGAGATGAAAAAGAGAATGAAATTTAAGGTTCAATATAATAAGAATAATAATTTTAAGAGGTATGCTCTAGTAGGGGGATTATCAGTAATTATTTTAGGCACATCTGCATTTACTAATAAAACTACTCTAGCATATATGCAACATCTAGGAAAACAAATAGAATATTTCTTTAATAAGGATACTGAAGAACTTAAACCTTATAAAAAGATTGTGGATAGTGTTGCTACAGATAAAGGAATCAGCATAAAGTTAAATGAGATTATGCTTGGAGATGGAGAACTATTCCTCAATATAAGTGTTGATGATAGTAAGCTTGATAAAGATACTTTGGGATTAAAGAAAGAAAATGGATTCTTAGGAATTGATGATATTAAAATTAAAGTTGGAGATATGAACTTTGTCTCAATAACAGGTCCTTCTACATCAGAAAAAAATAAAGATGGTACTACTAATATGCTTATGACCTGTAAACTTGATAATTTGGATAAGAATGAAGATGGGAAAAGTGATATAGAAAATTTTGATTTATTAAAAAACATAGATTTAAATAAGAACTACGATATAAAGATAAGTATAAATAAAGTAGAGTATGAGTTAAACAAGGATATAAAAACATCAAAAGAAATAGAAATAGGAAATATGGGTGGAGTAGAAGGTGAACATCTAAATGGGTATCTTAGTGGGAATTGGTCATTTAATACAAATATAAATGGTTCAAATATAGTTAAAGATACAAGGATTTATAATGTAGATAAGAATGTAAAACTAAAAAATAAAAATGTTGATGTTGATTTAATATTGAAAGAAGTAAGAGTTTCTCCTACAAAGGTTAGGATAATATATGGATTTAAGACTAATAAATATAATTTTGATAAGGATGATAATGCACCAAAGATATTAAAGTTTGCACTTAAAGGTGGAAGAGGAAAAAATTTAGAGCTTCTTAGTGGTTCTGGAGGCTATGATTTAGGATATTCTAAAGGCAATTATGTTGAATCTTATTTAGAATACGAAATTAAAAAAGATGTTAAAAAAATAAGTGTGACTCCAATAATAGAAGACTGGGGTAAGAAAGGCAACAATGTAACAACATTTAATAATCAAAGTATAGATATTGATATAAGTGAATAG
- a CDS encoding sigma-70 family RNA polymerase sigma factor: protein MEDKLIIKNIKKQKEKGMEMLIDEYGSFITSIVRRTLANARIYEEECIDDVLLSIWNNIEKFDSEKNSFKNWIGSISKYRAINYRKKYANSNVYLDSEAKEIIYIDKDLDKREIEEEVDNLISTLSYKDAELFRKYYLEDVSLKDIAVQNETTVENLHNRLSRGRKKMRLSLSKKKA from the coding sequence TTGGAAGATAAACTGATAATCAAAAATATAAAAAAACAAAAAGAAAAAGGAATGGAAATGCTTATTGATGAGTATGGGAGTTTTATAACATCTATAGTCAGAAGAACCCTTGCTAATGCTAGGATTTATGAAGAAGAATGTATAGACGATGTACTTTTATCAATATGGAATAACATAGAAAAATTTGATAGTGAAAAAAATTCTTTTAAAAACTGGATAGGTTCTATTTCTAAGTACAGAGCAATTAATTATAGAAAAAAGTATGCAAATAGCAATGTCTATTTAGATTCAGAAGCTAAAGAAATAATCTATATAGACAAGGACTTAGATAAAAGGGAAATTGAAGAAGAAGTAGATAATCTTATAAGTACATTAAGTTATAAAGATGCAGAGCTTTTTAGAAAGTATTATTTAGAAGATGTATCTCTAAAAGACATAGCTGTGCAAAATGAAACTACTGTTGAGAATCTACATAATAGACTCTCAAGAGGGAGGAAAAAAATGAGACTTAGTTTAAGTAAGAAGAAAGCCTAA
- the hpt gene encoding hypoxanthine phosphoribosyltransferase, giving the protein MDIETKKWEVLYSEEKIKDKLKELGAIIEKDYKDKNLMVVSLLKGSFIFCADLVRNINLPLRVNFMTTSSYGNSEESTGKVKVVSDVTTDIEGYDVLVVDDITDSALTMDFVLKHLKSKNPASLKCCVLLDKPSRRKVDLIPDYCGFEIEDKFVVGYGFDFGDYYRNVPYIFNVTDEDR; this is encoded by the coding sequence ATGGATATAGAAACAAAAAAATGGGAAGTGTTGTATTCAGAAGAAAAAATTAAAGATAAATTAAAAGAATTAGGAGCAATTATAGAAAAAGATTATAAAGATAAAAATCTTATGGTGGTTTCTCTATTAAAAGGTAGCTTTATATTTTGTGCAGACTTAGTTAGAAATATAAATTTACCACTTAGAGTTAATTTTATGACTACATCTAGTTATGGAAACAGTGAAGAAAGTACTGGAAAGGTTAAAGTGGTTTCAGATGTGACTACTGATATAGAAGGATATGATGTGTTAGTTGTAGATGATATTACTGATTCTGCACTTACTATGGATTTTGTATTAAAACATTTAAAATCTAAAAACCCAGCTAGTTTAAAATGCTGTGTTCTTTTGGACAAACCAAGCAGAAGAAAAGTCGATTTAATACCAGATTATTGTGGATTTGAGATAGAGGATAAGTTTGTGGTTGGATATGGATTTGATTTTGGTGATTACTATAGAAATGTTCCTTATATATTTAATGTTACAGATGAAGATAGATAA
- a CDS encoding serine dehydratase subunit alpha family protein, giving the protein MRDIRKELVEMLKAEVKPAVGCTEPVALALACAKAKELLGEEIVENCMLVSPSIYKNGMCVGIPGTERLGLKIAAALGIVGGHSENGLSVLETLTKEEVKIAEDYMDNTPLSITPADTREKVFIEVVLKGENHVAKVRIRTKHDNFTFLEKDGEVLLDNEPKVSVSNDATEKAESLMDTVTIQELIKNVEGIDFKDIEFLLDGVKMNEEMAEYGLKQKTGIGVGYGIKKSMEEGLLGNDVINYAMMLTAGASDARMAGVKMPVMSSNGSGNHGLTAILPIVAYNKKFPQSDERLAKALAISHLVTGYIKNYTGRLSAVCGCGVAASTGATAGISWLMNGTEKQIEGAIENMIADLSGMICDGAKAGCALKLSSAASAAIQSAIIAKQDCFVPPLNGIVGSSVEQSIQNLGRVSDKGMSITDEIILNVMNDMNKVD; this is encoded by the coding sequence ATGAGAGATATAAGAAAAGAATTAGTAGAAATGTTAAAGGCAGAAGTTAAGCCAGCAGTAGGATGTACTGAACCAGTAGCTTTAGCTTTAGCATGTGCAAAGGCAAAGGAATTATTAGGAGAAGAAATAGTTGAAAATTGTATGTTAGTTAGTCCTAGTATCTATAAAAATGGTATGTGCGTAGGTATACCAGGTACTGAAAGATTAGGACTAAAAATAGCAGCAGCTCTAGGTATAGTAGGTGGACATTCTGAAAACGGATTAAGTGTTTTAGAGACCCTAACAAAAGAAGAAGTTAAAATAGCTGAGGATTATATGGATAATACTCCTCTATCAATAACTCCTGCTGATACAAGAGAGAAAGTGTTTATAGAAGTTGTGTTAAAAGGAGAAAATCATGTTGCTAAAGTTAGAATAAGAACTAAGCATGATAATTTTACGTTCTTAGAAAAAGATGGAGAAGTATTATTAGACAATGAACCAAAAGTATCAGTTTCAAATGATGCAACAGAAAAAGCTGAGAGCTTAATGGATACTGTAACTATACAAGAATTAATAAAAAATGTAGAAGGCATTGATTTTAAAGATATAGAATTTTTACTAGATGGGGTAAAAATGAATGAAGAAATGGCTGAATATGGATTAAAGCAAAAAACTGGTATTGGTGTAGGATACGGAATTAAAAAGTCTATGGAAGAAGGTCTTTTAGGTAATGATGTTATAAATTATGCAATGATGTTAACTGCTGGAGCTTCAGATGCAAGAATGGCAGGGGTAAAAATGCCTGTTATGAGTTCAAATGGAAGTGGAAACCATGGATTAACAGCAATTCTTCCAATCGTTGCTTACAATAAAAAGTTTCCACAATCTGATGAAAGACTAGCAAAAGCTTTAGCTATATCTCATTTAGTAACTGGTTATATTAAGAACTATACAGGAAGATTATCTGCTGTATGTGGATGTGGTGTTGCTGCATCTACTGGAGCAACTGCTGGTATCTCGTGGCTTATGAATGGTACTGAAAAGCAAATAGAAGGGGCTATAGAAAATATGATAGCTGACTTAAGTGGAATGATATGTGATGGTGCAAAAGCTGGTTGTGCATTAAAATTATCTTCTGCTGCATCTGCGGCTATACAAAGTGCCATAATAGCTAAGCAAGATTGTTTTGTACCACCACTAAATGGTATAGTTGGTTCAAGTGTTGAGCAAAGTATACAAAACTTAGGTAGAGTAAGTGATAAAGGTATGTCTATAACAGATGAGATAATCCTAAATGTAATGAATGATATGAATAAAGTTGACTAG
- a CDS encoding sigma 54-interacting transcriptional regulator, which produces MMIMIGLEYIKSDIQNIAEAIVSVLNIDVTIVNKELFRIAGTGIYVDKIGEKVDKYTAFKKSLTEQITILIDDPKSSDICKECYKNGDCVEFAEVCCPIICDGDSHGVIGLIAFTKEQAQIIENNKNGLINFLGKMADLISNKLKAQIKTYELELEKKKLETLLNNMDKAVVSIDVDGKIDKYNSKFKELFNIKDNITGKNIFVELDFIKKPSINNFKKDKSCSFFYKRYGYDSKGIYNINKIVLKNELKGYVIDFIDKREAIKNYNKMNKDYKIKLENIIGESVAIRNSKKEALIASKSTSTVLITGESGTGKELFARAIHNHSNRVDNPFIAVNCAAIPDNLLESELFGYEEGAFTGAKKGGKLGMFEVAHKGSIFLDEIGDMSLHLQSKLLRVLQEKELNKIGSKSNVLIDVRIIAATNKDLEKMVQNGTFREDLYYRLNVIPIKLPSLRERKEDIPLIIKHMVKEYSKKLDKNVIDIDSMVVDAMIEYKWPGNIRELQNIIEYSVNMSSSPIITMNVIPRKIKNTFVEELEVKSDRIIPLDELEKIEIIKALNKYKDYKKDKELTAKALGISRATLYRKIEKYNIIS; this is translated from the coding sequence ATGATGATTATGATAGGTTTAGAATATATAAAATCGGATATTCAAAATATAGCTGAGGCTATAGTATCAGTACTCAATATAGATGTAACTATAGTAAATAAGGAGTTATTTAGGATTGCAGGTACAGGAATATATGTGGATAAAATAGGTGAGAAAGTAGATAAATATACGGCTTTTAAAAAATCACTTACAGAACAGATTACAATACTAATTGATGACCCAAAGAGTAGTGATATATGTAAAGAATGCTATAAGAATGGCGATTGTGTAGAGTTTGCAGAGGTATGTTGTCCTATTATATGTGATGGAGATTCTCATGGTGTTATAGGTCTTATAGCCTTTACAAAAGAGCAAGCACAGATTATAGAAAATAATAAAAATGGTCTTATAAACTTTTTAGGAAAGATGGCAGATTTAATATCTAATAAGCTAAAAGCTCAAATTAAGACATATGAATTGGAGTTAGAAAAGAAAAAACTAGAGACTTTATTAAATAATATGGATAAAGCTGTTGTGTCTATTGATGTGGATGGTAAGATTGATAAGTATAATTCAAAATTTAAAGAACTTTTTAATATAAAAGATAATATAACTGGCAAAAACATATTTGTCGAATTAGATTTTATAAAGAAGCCTTCTATAAATAATTTTAAGAAGGACAAATCATGTAGCTTTTTTTACAAGAGATACGGATATGACTCAAAGGGCATATATAACATAAACAAAATAGTGCTAAAAAATGAATTAAAAGGATATGTTATTGACTTTATAGATAAAAGAGAGGCTATAAAAAACTACAATAAGATGAATAAAGATTATAAGATAAAATTGGAAAACATAATTGGAGAAAGTGTAGCTATAAGAAATTCTAAAAAAGAAGCCTTAATAGCTTCTAAATCAACATCAACAGTACTTATTACTGGGGAGAGTGGAACGGGTAAAGAGCTCTTTGCAAGAGCTATACACAACCATAGTAATAGGGTAGATAATCCTTTTATAGCTGTAAACTGTGCAGCGATACCAGATAATTTATTAGAGAGTGAATTATTTGGATATGAAGAGGGTGCTTTTACTGGAGCTAAAAAAGGTGGAAAGCTTGGAATGTTTGAAGTAGCACATAAAGGAAGTATATTTTTAGATGAAATAGGAGATATGAGTTTGCATTTACAATCAAAATTATTGAGGGTATTACAAGAAAAAGAACTTAATAAAATTGGAAGTAAATCAAATGTTTTGATAGATGTAAGAATTATCGCTGCTACAAATAAAGATTTAGAAAAAATGGTTCAAAATGGTACCTTTAGAGAAGATTTATATTATAGACTAAATGTTATACCTATAAAATTACCAAGTCTAAGAGAAAGAAAAGAAGATATACCACTTATAATCAAGCATATGGTTAAGGAGTATTCAAAAAAATTAGATAAAAATGTTATCGATATAGATAGCATGGTTGTTGATGCTATGATTGAATATAAGTGGCCAGGTAATATAAGAGAACTACAGAATATTATTGAATATAGTGTGAATATGTCTTCATCTCCAATAATTACAATGAATGTAATTCCTCGAAAAATTAAGAATACATTTGTAGAGGAGTTAGAAGTTAAAAGTGACAGGATAATTCCACTTGATGAACTAGAGAAAATCGAGATAATAAAAGCTTTAAATAAATACAAAGATTATAAAAAAGATAAAGAATTAACAGCTAAAGCACTTGGAATATCAAGAGCTACATTATATAGAAAGATTGAAAAATACAATATAATTTCATAG
- a CDS encoding methyltransferase domain-containing protein: MKSILCQINKQPVKAKYTSDELECFLDTIEYNVGDKILLVGHIGNLGKRLRGLGTSVTILENSNYEDVCYSLVYNENCNVVKGKLEFLPFDDNQFNKIIIVDQFNVITDCEKASSEIQRVLKGNGEVILEDLNLKNLKVKLNYLKHKFCGSVAKIHYPHEVFNIFSRLNFDGMIKESNKLKYIYVGKRR, encoded by the coding sequence GTGAAAAGCATATTATGTCAGATAAATAAACAGCCGGTTAAAGCTAAATATACATCTGATGAATTAGAATGTTTTTTGGATACAATTGAGTATAATGTAGGTGATAAAATATTGCTTGTTGGTCATATAGGAAACCTAGGCAAGAGATTGAGAGGTCTTGGGACTTCTGTAACTATACTGGAGAATAGTAACTATGAAGATGTCTGTTATTCTTTAGTGTATAATGAAAATTGCAATGTAGTTAAAGGTAAGTTAGAGTTTCTACCATTTGATGATAATCAGTTCAACAAGATAATAATAGTTGACCAATTTAATGTTATTACAGATTGTGAAAAAGCTTCATCTGAAATACAAAGAGTATTAAAGGGCAATGGAGAGGTTATATTAGAGGATTTAAATTTAAAAAATTTAAAAGTTAAGTTAAACTATCTTAAACATAAGTTTTGTGGTTCTGTTGCAAAGATTCACTATCCACATGAAGTATTCAATATATTTTCAAGATTAAACTTTGATGGTATGATTAAAGAGTCAAATAAATTAAAATATATTTATGTGGGAAAAAGAAGATAA
- a CDS encoding single-stranded DNA-binding protein, producing MIAVKDENNVVNLRGELDNKLEFSHEIFGEKFYNMKIKINRLSDSFDILPMTVSERLLQDIDLDKQNLVNVVGQLRSYNKTLNNKNRLVLTVFVREIKSMDEENKDPNSIFLDGYVCKEPVYRKTPLGREITDLLVAINRPYNKSDYIPSIVWGRNAKFAKNLNVGDRIQLWGRVQSREYEKKIDENNVVKKMAYEVSISKIKKLDENNNE from the coding sequence ATGATAGCTGTTAAAGATGAGAATAATGTAGTAAACTTAAGAGGGGAGTTAGACAATAAGCTAGAATTTAGCCATGAGATATTTGGAGAAAAATTTTATAATATGAAAATAAAAATAAATAGACTAAGCGATTCTTTTGATATACTTCCAATGACTGTATCAGAAAGACTTCTCCAAGATATTGACCTTGATAAACAAAATTTAGTCAATGTCGTAGGTCAATTAAGATCATATAATAAAACATTAAATAATAAAAATAGATTAGTGCTTACAGTGTTTGTCAGAGAAATAAAAAGTATGGACGAGGAAAATAAAGATCCTAATAGTATATTTTTAGATGGATATGTGTGTAAGGAACCTGTGTATAGGAAGACACCTTTAGGGAGAGAAATAACCGATTTATTAGTTGCTATAAACAGACCTTATAACAAATCTGATTATATCCCATCAATAGTTTGGGGGAGAAATGCTAAATTTGCAAAGAATCTAAATGTTGGTGATAGAATACAGCTTTGGGGTAGAGTTCAAAGTAGAGAATATGAGAAAAAAATAGATGAAAATAATGTCGTTAAAAAAATGGCATATGAAGTATCCATATCGAAAATAAAAAAATTGGATGAAAATAACAATGAATAA
- a CDS encoding TSUP family transporter, with translation MVAILKALYVVFAAIFAVVFGKDVAKANKEGKLEEQSTPKVAVTGFITDFFDTLGIGSFAPTIAMSKALKLNIPDKKMPGTLNVAHTIPVVTEAFIFTSIIPVDGGTLVSMVVAAAVGSYIGAGIIAKMDERKIQLVMGVTLALTAVLMLLGHPWINLLPGGGNELGLTDIKLVIGVVGNFILGALMTAGIGLYAPGMAMVYFLGMSAKVAFPIVMGSCALLMPVASMKFIKEDAYTKKASVIIAICGLIGVFVAAYIVKTLPMNILKALVIIVIAYTSATMIMAANKNKKVA, from the coding sequence ATGGTAGCAATCTTAAAGGCATTATACGTAGTATTCGCAGCAATCTTTGCAGTTGTGTTTGGTAAAGACGTAGCTAAGGCAAACAAAGAGGGGAAACTAGAAGAACAAAGTACTCCAAAAGTTGCTGTAACAGGATTTATAACAGACTTCTTTGATACATTAGGAATAGGCTCATTTGCTCCAACAATAGCAATGTCAAAAGCTTTAAAATTAAATATACCAGATAAAAAAATGCCTGGTACATTAAACGTAGCACATACTATTCCAGTTGTTACAGAAGCATTCATATTTACGTCAATTATACCAGTTGATGGTGGTACTCTAGTATCTATGGTTGTAGCAGCAGCTGTTGGTTCATACATAGGTGCAGGAATAATAGCTAAGATGGACGAGAGAAAAATACAACTTGTTATGGGTGTAACTCTAGCATTAACAGCAGTATTAATGTTATTAGGTCATCCTTGGATTAACTTATTACCAGGTGGAGGAAATGAATTAGGTCTTACTGATATTAAATTAGTAATAGGTGTAGTAGGAAACTTTATACTAGGAGCTTTAATGACAGCTGGTATAGGTCTATATGCTCCAGGTATGGCAATGGTTTATTTCTTAGGAATGTCTGCAAAAGTTGCATTCCCAATAGTTATGGGTTCTTGTGCATTATTGATGCCAGTTGCAAGTATGAAATTCATAAAAGAAGATGCATATACTAAAAAAGCATCAGTTATAATAGCTATATGTGGTTTAATAGGAGTTTTTGTAGCTGCATATATAGTAAAAACTTTACCAATGAATATATTAAAAGCATTAGTAATAATTGTTATAGCTTACACTTCTGCTACAATGATAATGGCTGCAAATAAAAACAAAAAGGTTGCTTAA
- a CDS encoding proline racemase, which translates to MKFSRSIQAIDSHTAGEATRIVVGGIPNIKGNSMPEKKAYLEENLDYLRTAIMLEPRGHNDMFGSVMTQPCCPDADFGIIFMDGGGYLNMCGHGTIGAMTAAIETGVVPTVEPVTHVVMEAPAGIIRGDVTVVDGKAKEVSFLNVPAFLYKEGVEVDLPGVGTVKFDISFGGSFFAIIHASQLGLKIEPQNAGKLTELAMKLRDIINEKIEIQHPTLAHIKTVDLVEIYDEPTHPEATYKNVVIFGQGQVDRSPCGTGTSAKLATLHAKGELKVGEKFVYESILGTLFKGEIVEETKVADFNAVVPKITGSAYITGFNHFVIDEEDPLKHGFILK; encoded by the coding sequence ATGAAATTTAGCAGAAGTATACAAGCTATAGACTCTCATACAGCAGGTGAAGCAACTAGAATAGTTGTAGGTGGAATACCTAACATAAAAGGAAATTCTATGCCTGAAAAAAAAGCATATTTAGAAGAAAATCTAGATTATTTAAGAACTGCTATAATGTTAGAGCCAAGAGGACATAATGATATGTTTGGTTCTGTAATGACTCAACCTTGTTGTCCAGATGCTGACTTTGGAATAATCTTCATGGACGGTGGCGGATACCTTAATATGTGTGGCCATGGTACAATAGGAGCTATGACAGCAGCTATAGAAACAGGTGTAGTTCCAACAGTAGAGCCTGTAACTCATGTAGTTATGGAAGCTCCAGCAGGAATAATAAGAGGAGACGTTACAGTTGTAGATGGAAAAGCTAAAGAAGTATCATTCTTAAACGTACCAGCTTTCTTATATAAAGAAGGTGTTGAAGTTGACTTACCAGGTGTTGGAACTGTTAAATTTGACATATCATTTGGTGGAAGCTTCTTTGCTATAATACATGCAAGTCAATTAGGTTTAAAAATAGAACCTCAAAATGCGGGTAAATTAACTGAACTAGCAATGAAACTTAGAGATATAATAAACGAGAAAATAGAAATACAACATCCAACTTTAGCTCACATAAAAACTGTAGACTTAGTTGAAATATATGATGAGCCAACTCATCCAGAAGCTACTTACAAAAATGTAGTTATATTTGGTCAGGGTCAAGTTGACAGATCTCCATGTGGAACTGGAACAAGTGCTAAACTAGCTACTTTACATGCTAAAGGTGAATTAAAAGTGGGAGAAAAATTCGTATATGAAAGTATATTAGGAACTTTATTCAAAGGTGAAATAGTTGAAGAAACTAAAGTTGCAGATTTTAATGCTGTAGTACCTAAAATAACTGGTTCTGCTTATATAACTGGATTTAATCACTTTGTAATAGATGAAGAAGATCCACTTAAACATGGATTTATTCTTAAATAA
- a CDS encoding proline reductase, whose product MGIGPSTKETSLHHFRDPLLDIVESDKDVDLLGVIVVGTPDGNENKTFVGQRTAAWLEAMRVDGAIVSSDGWGNSHVDYANTFEEIGKRDIPVVGVTFNGTQAKFVVSNQYMDTIVDMNKSKEGIETEVVGENNTNEIDAKKALAFLKLKMRKQG is encoded by the coding sequence ATGGGAATAGGACCTTCAACAAAAGAAACATCTCTTCATCACTTTAGAGACCCACTTTTAGACATAGTTGAAAGTGATAAGGATGTAGATTTACTTGGAGTAATAGTAGTAGGAACTCCAGATGGAAATGAAAATAAAACTTTTGTGGGACAAAGAACGGCTGCTTGGCTGGAAGCCATGAGAGTAGATGGAGCTATAGTTTCATCAGATGGTTGGGGAAACTCACATGTTGACTACGCTAACACATTTGAGGAAATAGGAAAAAGAGATATACCTGTAGTTGGAGTGACGTTTAATGGTACTCAAGCTAAGTTTGTTGTAAGCAATCAATATATGGATACCATAGTTGATATGAACAAATCAAAAGAAGGTATTGAGACAGAAGTTGTTGGAGAAAACAACACAAATGAAATAGATGCTAAGAAAGCTTTGGCATTTTTAAAACTTAAAATGAGAAAACAAGGATAA
- the prdD gene encoding proline reductase cluster protein PrdD, translated as MEEKIMRRLVIKPFHMNEVNFGSKTSIKKDVLTINLSSINEIKEREELITDIKVDIIKPGDYDREINTIMDIIPISTKVLGRLGEGITHTLTGVYVMLTGADEDGNQMHEFGSSEGILREQMVFGRYGTPSVEDYIIHVDVTLKGGLPFERALPLAAFRACDDFIQEIRTSLKMEDGRNATQAREYFDKIRPNAKKVVIVKQIAGQGAMYDNQLFSKEPSGFEGGKSIIDMGNVPMIISPNEYRDGALRAMT; from the coding sequence ATGGAAGAAAAAATAATGAGAAGACTTGTTATAAAACCGTTTCATATGAATGAAGTTAATTTCGGTTCAAAAACTTCTATAAAGAAAGATGTACTTACAATAAATTTATCAAGTATAAATGAAATAAAAGAAAGAGAAGAGTTAATAACAGACATAAAAGTAGATATTATAAAACCTGGAGATTATGACAGAGAAATTAATACTATTATGGACATTATACCAATATCAACTAAAGTTTTAGGCAGATTGGGAGAGGGAATTACACATACTTTAACTGGTGTATATGTAATGTTAACTGGTGCAGATGAAGATGGAAATCAAATGCATGAATTTGGTTCTTCAGAAGGTATTTTGAGAGAACAAATGGTATTTGGGAGATATGGAACTCCATCAGTTGAAGATTATATAATTCATGTAGATGTAACTCTAAAGGGAGGCTTACCTTTTGAAAGAGCGCTTCCACTTGCAGCATTTAGAGCATGTGATGATTTTATACAAGAAATAAGAACGTCTTTGAAAATGGAAGACGGAAGAAATGCAACTCAAGCTCGTGAATATTTTGACAAAATTCGACCAAATGCAAAAAAGGTTGTCATAGTGAAACAAATAGCAGGTCAAGGTGCTATGTATGACAATCAGTTATTCTCAAAGGAACCTAGTGGATTTGAAGGAGGAAAATCAATTATAGATATGGGAAACGTACCTATGATTATATCTCCTAATGAATACAGAGATGGTGCCCTTAGAGCTATGACTTAA
- the prdB gene encoding D-proline reductase (dithiol) protein PrdB: MSLTTVQGLQSEIFVPITPPPVWTPVTKELKDMTIALATAAGVHLKSDKRFNLAGDTSFRAIPNTATVDEMMVSHGGYDNGDVNKDINCMFPIDRLHELAAEGFIKGVAPMHYAFMGGGGNQHVFTEETGPAIAAKLKEEGVDGVVMTAGUGTCHRTAVIVQRAIEEAGIPTIIIAALPPVVRQNGTPRAVAPLVPMGANAGEPHNIEMQTHILRDTLEQLVAIPSAGKIVPLPYEYKAHV; encoded by the coding sequence ATGAGCCTTACAACAGTACAAGGACTTCAATCTGAAATATTCGTTCCAATAACACCTCCTCCAGTTTGGACTCCTGTAACTAAAGAATTAAAAGATATGACTATAGCTTTAGCTACAGCAGCTGGTGTTCATTTAAAATCTGATAAGAGATTCAATCTAGCAGGAGATACTTCATTTAGAGCTATACCTAATACAGCTACAGTTGATGAAATGATGGTATCACATGGTGGATATGACAATGGAGATGTAAACAAAGATATAAACTGTATGTTCCCTATAGATAGATTACATGAATTAGCTGCAGAAGGGTTTATCAAAGGAGTAGCTCCTATGCACTATGCATTCATGGGTGGTGGAGGAAACCAACATGTCTTCACTGAAGAAACTGGTCCTGCTATCGCTGCTAAACTTAAGGAAGAGGGAGTAGACGGTGTAGTTATGACAGCTGGCTGAGGTACTTGCCATAGAACTGCCGTGATCGTGCAGAGAGCAATAGAGGAAGCTGGAATACCTACAATAATAATCGCAGCTCTTCCTCCAGTAGTTAGACAAAACGGAACTCCTAGAGCAGTTGCTCCATTAGTTCCAATGGGTGCTAATGCTGGTGAACCACATAACATAGAAATGCAAACACATATATTAAGAGATACATTAGAGCAATTAGTTGCAATACCATCTGCTGGTAAGATAGTTCCATTACCATACGAATATAAAGCTCACGTTTAA